The Naumovozyma dairenensis CBS 421 chromosome 1, complete genome genomic interval TGTCTTGGGATTATTTAAAGTCGTTGGAgattcattcaataaacCTCTCAACGCCCCATGAAGGGATTTTAATGCTAActtttttgatttctttttcttggaAATCTTCATATATGCATATTGTTCCTACCGGTTGTATAAGTTCAGTCTAGCTAGCCACTGTTCGAAGGTTTTAAACTTTCAGAAGAGAATCAGTTAATTCTATTTccaattattttcattttcaatgaaactAGATTTCTCCTGCTACGcgaaaataaaaaatctaTCCAATTTAGAAAGGTTTTCATGTCACACATTATATGTGTATTATAGTAGACAGAGAACACAAGGTACAATATCTCAGAGAAGACATATAAGTATGtgaattttttctttgtcaAAAAGGAGTACAGAAACTGTTAATAAATGACTTTTATGTTGTTTTTCGATGTGTCTCTAAAAACTGTGAGATCTAAAAGAGAGACAAATGAAAATTggtttattttcttcaatttttgatttctttattcTAAATCGAATCAGAAACAGTTCTAGAAACGATGATTTTAAAACAATCAAACTGTTGAAATTCTGTGAAGGGAATAAGAAGATGTAACTTTCTTAAAGTTTTCTGAGAAAATTTGAAGGAGATGAGACCAGAATATATCTATAAAACAACAAAGCAAATGGAAAGAGTCATTCCGGAATTTCCTATGTACAAtagaattattttatttgattatttttaaacATGATGTGTAGAAAACCACCTTATTCATTATACTATGCTAATTATAAACTTCAACGTGACTATTCTACCTCAATCCGGAATCTCTTCTTTCGAACATTAAAAGGTTTATTATTTAGGTACTTTTAAATAAAGTGGTGTAGAgaaacaattattaatctacataatttttattaatCAGTGCTCCTGCAATTCAAACAGTTCAGGATGAGCAACATAACTCACGACATGATCAGCTCTTTCAAACTGAAAACTGATTTTTgcaagaaaaatttatgtATCCtccatttttatttactttatCGTAGTAAAATCATGAAGCCATTtcgaaattattatatttatataacaaaaataaataaaaaatgtacTTTTTTCAGAGAAAACCGTTAGTTAAGAGGAACAGCTGCATACTTTCCTAATTTTTAAGGACTGAAAAACTACCATctaaaaatcaaataagTGCCTTAACAAGTATGAAATCCTGtcttttatttgaaatggATAATTTTAATAGCGAGTAGAAAAAGTGTACCCAAGAATCGTCCACGAAGGAGCAATTCCGACTTTTTTCTCTTTACTTGTGGTCAAATTATCCAAAATACTATGCTtctcaaaatataattatgtAAGACCTTCGTCTTTCTTGAGAAACAGTATTTGAGTTATATGGGCAGCACTGAAGCAGTTTACGGAAACTGAGCTGTGACAGACGACCCAGGCGCATTGTCACGTCACGTCACAACGCCAGAACGAGAATTTCTCCTGCGCCGGCGTGTCCGCCAAGTCTGTCTGCCTGCGTATGTAAAAATCTGGAGAAAAACAGATGGGCAAAGTCGTTTCCTTGAAGCAAGCTGTCAATCCAAAACTGATGGGAAAATAGTGATGGGTGAACAGCGTCCCTTCGAGAACTGCTTTCATTTAGCATTATATAATAGGATACCATAGACGGTATCACTACTTTATAACGTCGACTATCATCTAGAATTTCTAAGACCTATCTGTAAGTCTCTCAAATCACCCAGTATCCATAAAAAAACACAATACATGCCCACTCACAATAGGAACATTAACTACGtcaaaatataaaaaaaatcttACATACAAACAAGGAGATTCCTCAAATGAGCGACACTCGTTTACAGAATGATCCTAATCAATCTATAGAGATGACAACACATCTCCGACATCCCTGTACCCAAGATAAACAACCCAAAAATTCCACCAAAGAACTCCCATTATTCTCATCACTTTCCTTATCAAACTCCGAACAAAGGATCCATTCTTTTGAATTAGAAAGTCAAAATGAACAATTAAACCATATATCAAGCATTACAGATCGTATCTCAATGGATGCAGAAACATTACAACTACTTTCCCAACCACTCCCAATGAGATCAAATATCATGTCATTTTTCGTCGGTGCATTCGTCGCAGTAGGTGGTTTCCTTTTCGGCTACGATACGGGTTTAATAAATAGTCTCATCGACATGGAATACGTGAAGACACATTTGGCGCCCAACCATGAATACTTCACCACTATACAAATGTCAATGATTGTCTCTTTCTTATCCATGGGGACTTTCTTTGGTGCATTGAGCGCACCCTTCATAGCTGATTCATATGGACGGAAAAAGACAATTATATTTAGTACTGCATTTATATTCTCCATAGGGAAGAATTCATTACAAGTAGCTGCATCAGATTGGAAGTTACTTCTAGGAGGTAGAATTGTATCAGGAATTGGTGTTGGTTTGATATCTGCAGTAGTACCATCATATCAAGCTGAATCAGcacaaaaaaatttaagaGGTGCTATTATTTCTACTTATCAATGGGCAATTACTATTGGATTATTAGTCTCTAGTGCTGTATCTCAAGGAACATTAAACATGAGGAATTCTGGATCGTACAGGATCCCAATTGGGTTGCAGTATGTCTGGTCTTGTTTCTTGGCAATTGGTATGTTATTTTTACCTGAATCACCTAGATATTACGTCATgaaagatgaattagataaagCAGCgaaatcattatcatttttaagAGGAATAACTATACAAGATCCAAGATTATTGGAAGAATTAGTGGAGATTAAAGCGACATATGATTATGAAGCATCCTTTGGTCCATCGACGTTTTGGGATTGTTTTAAGACAAGTCCAAATAGACCAAAACAATCTTTAAGAATGTTCACAGGGATAGCAATTCAAACATTTCAACAATTCTCAggaattaatttcatcttttacTATGGTGTtaacttcttcaataatacCGGTGTAGCTGAAAGTTATTTGGTTTCAATTACAACATATGCAGTTAATGTGGTATTCAATATTCCAGGTATGTTTCTAGTGGAAATGGTTGGTAGAAGGAAGATACTATTATTTGGTGGTTTGATTGTTACAATATCAAATTTTATAATTGCAAGTGTTGGTTGTAGTACTGATTCTATCATTGCAAATAAAGTCATGATTGCATTCATATGTGTTTTCATCGCTGCATTTTCCGCTTCATGGGGTGGTGTTGTATGGGTAATTTCTGCAGAATTGTATCCATTAGGTGTTCGCTCTAAATGTACTGCTATTTGCGCAGCTACGAATTGGTTAATAAACTTTATTTGTGCATTTATTACACCGTTTCTTGTTGATACGGGGTCTCACACTTCAACTATGGGGGcaaaaatttttttcatttgggGTGGGTTGAACGCATTAGGTGTCATTGTTGTTTATTTCACAGTTTATGAAACTGGCGGATTGACTTTAGAAGAGATTGATGAATTGTATACAAAATCGCCAAATAGTTTCGAATCTGCCAAATGGAATAAGATTATAAGGGAACGACCTCTTGGCAATCCTATTAATAGAGTAACTTCACTGAAAATCAATAACAAAGTTATAAACAAAGACgatgaaaatattaccaAGAAGATAAACATAACTTCCAATGAAGTCGAGATACCGAACCTCGATGGAGTAATTCAAGATCCTTTAACTCAAGAAcatgatttttcattcataAACCGAATTCCTATCGAACCACTGAGTTCTCACGACAATTTTGTTGATCTAGGAAATGGTTTAGGTTTGAATACTTATAAAAGGGGTCCACCTTCATTTCTTACCGATTCTAGTGATGACGAGTCAGGCGAAGGCGGGTCCTTTTCTGTCCATTATAGTGGTGACATTAAAGATCTCAACAATGTTAATACATATATAGCACAATTGGTGGATAGTAATTCGAATGCAAGTACAAATACCAATCATAGTATTTCGACCCATAAATTTTCACATAGCATAGGTACATTTTCTAGTACCACCCAAGGAACGTCAAATTATTCGAACCCAATCAACTGTAACagtgataataatactaataatcTTAATACTAGTATGAACGATATTGATGGTGGTTTCTCCAGAGCACCACCAAATGAAACATTAAGGAGATACAGTTCTTCTTTGACCAGTAGCGAAAATGTAAAATGATAGGAGTTCAGGTAAATAAGCAAAACTCTagttttaaaaatattcatatatatatagacgATAGTAAAATATTCTAATGAAACCGTAGGAATGATGGCTTCTTATCCAtttctatatattacaCAATTCTATTTACTCATTATATCGATTTGTTACAATGTGTCAACATGCTCCCATTTACGGCGCCGAGTTAAATGTGTGACGCGCACGGTATCATTCCCGACGTGGCCAATTCGGTTTTCGATTTGGGGGAGAAACTGCAACGTTGCAACTTTGTGCAGTTGACAATCTGATTGAGGGAGAGATCTATTGATCCATTGATTCAATGATTGATTCCTTACTCGATTGTTTCGTTTTTTTGTAGATCGAGTCTAAAACTTTTATTAGATACATTCCCTTGGTCCCTTACATAAATTCCTTCtcttttgaataataaaagtaGAGAAAGACATCCTATTTATCAATCGAAAAACAGTCTATCATATATTTCCCTTTGATATTTGGTGAGGCTAAATAAGGAACAACCTAATTAAAATGTATGTTATATTGAAGTTTTCCGGAAGATCCTGATTTGAGAAACATTCAGTTTAAAGTGTAATGGATACTTTATGGGTCCATTTTTCGAAGACTTCTATTTTTAGATGAACTCAATATCCATAAAAAGGCAGCTATTATTTATGGGAATAACTTGTTTTAATATGAGGATCAAGATTTTTCCTTAATCAATGCTTTCTCAAATGTCTCTCACTATTGATTAGGTCCTGGATTTTCCGTAATGGAGTATTTATCCTGGTATCATCTAGTTTTTTTTACTAACATTGAATCCCTTATCAACATATTCATTGAAGgaagatttgaagataatataGTTAATCGACAAACAACAATGGGTTTATTTGcatcaaaattatttagCAACTTGTTTGGTAACAAGGAAATGCGTATTCTTATGGTTGGTTTAGATGGTGCCGGTAAAACTACCgttttatataaattgaaattaggTGAAGTTATTACCACAATCCCAACCATTGGTTTCAATGTGGAAACTGTCCAATATAAGAACATTTCCTTCACGGTTTGGGATGTCGGTGGACAAGATAGAATCAGATCTCTATGGAGACATTATTACAGAAATACTGAAGGTGTCATTTTCGTTGTTGATTCCAATGATAGATCTCGTATCGGTGAAGCCAGAGAAGTTATGCAAAGAATGttgaatgaagatgaattaagAAACGCTGTTTGGTTAGTGTTTGCCAATAAACAAGATTTACCAGAAGCTATGTCTGCAGCAGAAATTACTGAAAAATTGGGTTTACATTCTATCAGAAACCGTCCATGGTTTATTCAATCCACTTGTGCGACATCTGGTGAAGGTTTGTACGAAGGTCTAGAATGGTTAAGTaccaatttgaaaaaccAATCCTGAGTTTTGAGCCACTTTTAACTTTCTCTTAGCAGATGTACAATACCAGGTCGTTTAATAGAAAAATGGGACCAAAAAAGAACCATTTTGGGAACATTACTATGTGTGATCTTGCGCTAGATTCAAATGTAACgatattacaaaaaatacatagtaaaatatataatttaacAACAAATTAATCATATTACAACAGTGGTCGACGATTCGCAAatctatatctatatatgtTTGACATCGTGAATTTCAGGCCCTGCACGGTCGTGAGCTATTCTTTTACACAGATAACTTCGAGTAATGATATATGTCTCGCCAATGTAAACATTTTTGATTTCACTTTTAAGAGTTACCTCAATTAAGGTCAAGTAAGAGGTGACTGGACATAGGATAAGGTGCACCTACGACGCAGCTCACTTTATTGAGCTTGGCAGAACCAGAAGATGGAATCGGCGTACAATCCATGACTGTTTCCGAAATATAAGAACCCAGACATTTGGATAGCTGTTTTAGGTAACTGGTCTCTAAAATCAACTCAAATTGTGCGCCAAGTTCGTAAAGTGGCGCCGCCCCTAATGAAGGGTAACGAGTAACAATTTAGCCGCCGAAGTCTCAATTCTGAAAAAATCTCAAAAGTCCGTATTTATAATGGAAACAATGCCAACTCGATATAGAAAACTATCTTCATAGTTGTCAGagattttatttataatttttagTATCCTCCATTAAGCAAGAGAAAGCAAACAATCAACTAATTATTGAGAGAAAAGATGGCTGGTGTTAAAGCTTATGAATTAAGAACTAAATCTAAGGAACAATTAGAATCTCAACTGATtgatttgaagaaagaattgGCTGAGTTAAAGGTTCAAAAACTATCTAAGCCATCTCTACCAAAGATTAACACTGTTAGAAAGAACATTGCTCGTGTCTTAACTGTTATTaaccaacaacaaagaGATGCTGTTAGACAATTGTACAAGGGTAAGAAATACCAATCAAAGGATTTGAGGGCTAAGAAGACTAGAGCTTTAAGAAGAGCTTTGACCAAATTTGAAGCCACTAGAATCACTGAAAAGCAAAGAAAGAAGCAAATTGCTTTCCCTCAAAGAAAGTACGCTATCAAAGCTTAAacattttggaaatatgTTACTTTTTAGACTATATTCACGATCCTAGACATACGTATTTGACGATTAAGAAGATATACATATTTCGTCTTATGAATAgtatttataataattaatttaagatagaattttttgtaaagaCTAGTTGAAGAGTATTgtaaattttattttttgtcaATAATTAAATGTTCCTAATTACTAATTTTATACGTATATGAATGAGATATTGAGCTAGACGAAATGTGGCTGAAGCGTTGGGGAACGGGAATAGTTGAATTTCTATGAATTTTCCAGATTCTACTTCTTGACGATCTCAACACCCCAATTCAATGTCAAATGGGTAGTCTTATCGtcatcaataaatttagaCACTGCACTATAATTACCTCTAGCGAAGAATCCGCTTGGAGCTTCACTTTCCGGTAGTTCGACTTCATAATATGGTTTAGCTTCCGTATTGGGAGCGTAGGAACCCAAATGATCGTCGATTTTATCCACAGCAATCCCAgctttctttatatattggACATATCTTAATCctgtaataatttcatgCTGTACTTTGAAAGTTATTTTTAGTTTATAGATagcattttctttaatttggTAACGTTTCGAAGCCAATTCTTTGATAGTTTTTTCATTGGTTAAGTCGAAAGTAATTGGTGATTTTTCTGTGTTGATTAATAATTGAATCTTTTGAATGACGACTTTTCTTTTATCACCGGGGAATTCTAATGGTAAGACGTCGGAATCCAATCCTAGAGATTTTTTCCATCTTGCTAGAGATTCATCCTCCGCATCTAGTTTCTTATATTCGTCTAAAGTTTTTTTTGCGGTGACTTTGTATTTATCGTTTTGtgaatcttcaaattcttgGAATTCTGGAGTAGTTTCAGACATTTGGAGTTTTTATTACTAGGTTTACTTTTTTTAGTTGATAGAATAGGCTTTGCAAAGATAGCAATTCAAACGTGGATTTTTTGGATGACGTATCGATCGATAGTAACTTTGAGTAACAACTTATAGTATGAATTTCCAAGGCGGATCAAATTGATTGACGTTTTTATTTCCTGttgaataaattttatACGTATTGATTAAGTAAAGgagttaaaaaaaaaagaaattgacGCGTTTCGAGTTTCAAATTTCGGAAATATAAACGACAGAGGGAAATTTGGTGTTTTACCTTCATTCAACACGTAACAAGTATGTTCCAAAAGACTTCTTTGAACCAGTGAATTAGTTCCTTATTATATAACCTTGTTAAATGAAAGAGCATTTACAAGGGTTCTTACATATATAACATAATGTATGTGAGAGAAGTGTAAAAGGGTATGGtgttttttttgatttaatattgatgttgatgttgGTGGTATGATTAGTATATTATAAACTATATGACTAGTTTGAGTGCTATGTAGTTCtatttcttattttattttattttatattatatgggttcatttttttattcttgaTAAACCATGATCTTTCATCattgattttcttcatgTTGTAGAAATCATAAGAAATAATCTGGTGTCTTTCTACTTACCGTAGGGGCACCTGGTCTAACTGAAGGATCATATTGTAAGAATTGTTTATTATGATTTTCATCCACTTCCATAATTGCTGCTTGATTCCCGCATCTATAACAATAATTCGGAGCACTAAATATCGTAACTACATTATTCGGATGTGACCAAGAATATCCGTCCATAACCAATTGATGAGCTCTTGCTATTAAATCCAATCCATTTGTATGATTAAATTGTTCACTAATATCTTGACCAAAAGTGAAACCTGCACCTCTGGGACTGATCCCCCATCCACCTCTATCATCAGGGTCTGACCATAGTAGATCACACATGGGTCCTTCATGTGGTACTTCTTGTATTCTATCTAATTCTCTAACTTGATCAATAGTTTCAATCATTGGTGATAACCCACCATGCAAACAAAAGATCTTATTATCGACTAATGCAGTGATGGGGAAATAATCAAACAAATCCGTAAACATTTTCCAAACATTCGCACTCCCATATTTCCTCAAACATTCATCATAAAACCTATAAACTTGGGTAATTTGTCTTGATTCATGATTACCCCTCAGTATAGTGATTCTATTTGGGTATCTAATTTTCATTGCTACCAAGAAGGATACTGTCTCCACCGAATAGTAACCTCTATCCACATAATCTCCcataaacaaataattattatccGGACAAGGTCCACCAATCTTGAACAACTCCATCAAAT includes:
- the RGT2 gene encoding glucose sensor (similar to Saccharomyces cerevisiae SNF3 (YDL194W) and RGT2 (YDL138W); ancestral locus Anc_7.309) is translated as MSDTRLQNDPNQSIEMTTHLRHPCTQDKQPKNSTKELPLFSSLSLSNSEQRIHSFELESQNEQLNHISSITDRISMDAETLQLLSQPLPMRSNIMSFFVGAFVAVGGFLFGYDTGLINSLIDMEYVKTHLAPNHEYFTTIQMSMIVSFLSMGTFFGALSAPFIADSYGRKKTIIFSTAFIFSIGKNSLQVAASDWKLLLGGRIVSGIGVGLISAVVPSYQAESAQKNLRGAIISTYQWAITIGLLVSSAVSQGTLNMRNSGSYRIPIGLQYVWSCFLAIGMLFLPESPRYYVMKDELDKAAKSLSFLRGITIQDPRLLEELVEIKATYDYEASFGPSTFWDCFKTSPNRPKQSLRMFTGIAIQTFQQFSGINFIFYYGVNFFNNTGVAESYLVSITTYAVNVVFNIPGMFLVEMVGRRKILLFGGLIVTISNFIIASVGCSTDSIIANKVMIAFICVFIAAFSASWGGVVWVISAELYPLGVRSKCTAICAATNWLINFICAFITPFLVDTGSHTSTMGAKIFFIWGGLNALGVIVVYFTVYETGGLTLEEIDELYTKSPNSFESAKWNKIIRERPLGNPINRVTSLKINNKVINKDDENITKKINITSNEVEIPNLDGVIQDPLTQEHDFSFINRIPIEPLSSHDNFVDLGNGLGLNTYKRGPPSFLTDSSDDESGEGGSFSVHYSGDIKDLNNVNTYIAQLVDSNSNASTNTNHSISTHKFSHSIGTFSSTTQGTSNYSNPINCNSDNNTNNLNTSMNDIDGGFSRAPPNETLRRYSSSLTSSENVK
- the ARF2 gene encoding Arf family GTPase ARF2 (similar to Saccharomyces cerevisiae ARF2 (YDL137W) and ARF1 (YDL192W); ancestral locus Anc_7.307), whose amino-acid sequence is MEYLSWYHLVFFTNIESLINIFIEGRFEDNIVNRQTTMGLFASKLFSNLFGNKEMRILMVGLDGAGKTTVLYKLKLGEVITTIPTIGFNVETVQYKNISFTVWDVGGQDRIRSLWRHYYRNTEGVIFVVDSNDRSRIGEAREVMQRMLNEDELRNAVWLVFANKQDLPEAMSAAEITEKLGLHSIRNRPWFIQSTCATSGEGLYEGLEWLSTNLKNQS
- the RPL35B gene encoding 60S ribosomal protein uL29 (similar to Saccharomyces cerevisiae RPL35A (YDL191W) and RPL35B (YDL136W); ancestral locus Anc_7.306), with translation MAGVKAYELRTKSKEQLESQLIDLKKELAELKVQKLSKPSLPKINTVRKNIARVLTVINQQQRDAVRQLYKGKKYQSKDLRAKKTRALRRALTKFEATRITEKQRKKQIAFPQRKYAIKA
- the RDI1 gene encoding Rdi1p (similar to Saccharomyces cerevisiae RDI1 (YDL135C); ancestral locus Anc_7.303), whose translation is MSETTPEFQEFEDSQNDKYKVTAKKTLDEYKKLDAEDESLARWKKSLGLDSDVLPLEFPGDKRKVVIQKIQLLINTEKSPITFDLTNEKTIKELASKRYQIKENAIYKLKITFKVQHEIITGLRYVQYIKKAGIAVDKIDDHLGSYAPNTEAKPYYEVELPESEAPSGFFARGNYSAVSKFIDDDKTTHLTLNWGVEIVKK
- the PPH21 gene encoding phosphoprotein phosphatase 2A catalytic subunit PPH21 (similar to Saccharomyces cerevisiae PPH22 (YDL188C) and PPH21 (YDL134C); ancestral locus Anc_7.302), whose amino-acid sequence is MDTDMDVDVPMQDVATTTTTTQLLSDDEEHSITPTSQETTSKIIDLSRTKSSVPLNLNDSNINQLDAWIEKLSNCEFLSEDDVERLCKMAVDVIQFEENVKPIQVPVTICGDIHGQFHDLMELFKIGGPCPDNNYLFMGDYVDRGYYSVETVSFLVAMKIRYPNRITILRGNHESRQITQVYRFYDECLRKYGSANVWKMFTDLFDYFPITALVDNKIFCLHGGLSPMIETIDQVRELDRIQEVPHEGPMCDLLWSDPDDRGGWGISPRGAGFTFGQDISEQFNHTNGLDLIARAHQLVMDGYSWSHPNNVVTIFSAPNYCYRCGNQAAIMEVDENHNKQFLQYDPSVRPGAPTVSRKTPDYFL